A single window of Chitinophaga sp. XS-30 DNA harbors:
- a CDS encoding transposase, producing MKLNLLANIANKFSGTRVAKKSAKGRQDKLTRKIPFFDTAINAGFPSPAQDYHENEITPEELIGMSPSMFLIKVNGNSMEDAHMPHGCIVVGDIHRFRSLDHLCSFCGLSPNSYSSGEHERVRGLSRRGNATIKHMIIECAWMAIRKDPVLLLYYKSVLPRMNANKAIIKVTRKLLARIRAVLHKQQTYIIGG from the coding sequence ATAAAACTAAATTTATTAGCCAATATTGCTAATAAATTTAGTGGCACGAGAGTAGCTAAGAAATCTGCCAAAGGGCGGCAGGATAAACTTACCCGTAAAATTCCCTTCTTCGACACGGCCATCAATGCCGGTTTCCCATCGCCAGCGCAGGACTACCACGAGAACGAAATTACCCCCGAAGAACTTATCGGCATGTCGCCATCTATGTTCCTGATCAAAGTCAACGGAAATAGCATGGAAGATGCACATATGCCGCATGGATGTATTGTGGTAGGGGATATTCACCGCTTTCGGAGTCTGGACCACCTTTGCAGTTTTTGTGGATTAAGCCCTAATAGCTATAGCAGTGGGGAGCATGAGAGGGTCAGGGGCCTTAGCAGAAGAGGCAATGCCACTATTAAGCACATGATCATCGAATGTGCCTGGATGGCCATCCGTAAAGATCCGGTCTTGTTGCTATATTACAAATCCGTACTGCCACGGATGAATGCTAATAAAGCCATTATCAAGGTCACCCGTAAATTACTAGCCAGGATCAGGGCGGTACTCCATAAGCAACAAACTTATATAATTGGGGGATAG
- a CDS encoding tyrosine-type recombinase/integrase, with protein MGLDAIEYNPCDKIDDKPPIAFGIHRHATDEETEVIKNHLAKAHPELLNLLRVEYVTGMRPDEILQVKYTMVDWLNSVIKLSYEVGKTKVFRLVPVPAFLLDWIRERQGDQPATNYLFGRKLQSGPRSLTTNNFSRLWNKYVKAQLGLDVSLYSFKGAGGDAKRDVGIDRPAVSVGWGHTSVNTSKIYLEKEGERMRKQIIANSPDF; from the coding sequence GTGGGGCTGGATGCTATCGAGTACAATCCTTGTGATAAGATTGACGACAAGCCGCCCATTGCGTTCGGCATACACCGCCATGCAACCGACGAAGAAACAGAGGTGATTAAAAATCACCTAGCGAAGGCCCACCCAGAATTGTTGAACCTGCTGCGAGTGGAATATGTAACCGGTATGCGCCCAGATGAAATACTGCAGGTGAAGTATACTATGGTGGACTGGTTGAACTCGGTTATCAAGCTGAGCTATGAAGTAGGAAAAACTAAAGTCTTCCGTCTGGTGCCTGTACCGGCTTTCCTTTTGGACTGGATCAGGGAGCGCCAAGGTGACCAGCCGGCCACGAACTACCTTTTCGGCCGTAAGCTCCAGTCCGGCCCCCGCAGCTTGACCACCAACAATTTTTCCCGCCTGTGGAATAAATACGTGAAAGCGCAACTCGGTTTGGATGTCAGCCTGTATTCATTCAAAGGTGCCGGCGGGGACGCGAAACGTGATGTGGGCATTGACCGGCCGGCCGTATCGGTGGGATGGGGGCATACCTCGGTGAATACTTCGAAGATCTACCTGGAGAAAGAGGGGGAGCGCATGCGGAAGCAGATCATTGCAAATTCACCGGATTTCTAA
- a CDS encoding YdeI/OmpD-associated family protein, with protein MKKDFSSLKRPRYPMPDFIAEALTRNKLYEKYEKRPPYQQNDYIFWISSAKREETRQKRLNQMLDELREGGKYMNMVYRGE; from the coding sequence ATGAAAAAGGATTTTAGCTCCCTGAAGCGCCCGAGATACCCGATGCCGGACTTCATTGCCGAAGCCCTGACCCGGAACAAACTGTACGAAAAGTACGAAAAACGCCCGCCCTACCAGCAAAACGACTATATATTCTGGATCAGCAGCGCTAAACGGGAGGAAACGCGGCAGAAGCGGCTGAACCAGATGCTGGATGAACTGCGGGAAGGCGGGAAATACATGAATATGGTGTACCGGGGAGAATAA
- a CDS encoding sugar phosphate isomerase/epimerase, with protein sequence MPYTRRNFIQTLAMAGAVLPLKGLAFQPADRWEIHCFSKPFQWMDYDLLCETFAAAGLDGVDYTVRPDGHVLPERVKTDLPRAAAAVKRAGMKNLMMTTAILDAKEKYTEQILETAAGEGIRYYRMGWYDYLKGKPLLESLQYRNRQLKEITELNKKYNIQAAYQNHAGIKVGASVWDLYEMIKDVDPALTGVQYDIRHATVEGANSWPLGLELISPHINSLVIKDTKWVQRNGRYVLENTPLGEGMVDFKAFFRKVKALNIHVPLTLHLEYALLSKAEETLPVKEKQQIVLNKLKKDVQTLKGWLKE encoded by the coding sequence ATGCCGTACACCCGCCGTAATTTCATTCAGACTTTAGCCATGGCCGGGGCTGTCCTGCCTTTGAAGGGCCTGGCCTTCCAACCCGCCGACAGATGGGAAATCCATTGCTTCTCCAAGCCCTTTCAATGGATGGATTATGACCTGCTTTGCGAAACCTTCGCCGCGGCGGGACTGGATGGCGTGGATTACACCGTGCGGCCGGACGGGCATGTGTTGCCGGAAAGGGTAAAAACAGACCTCCCCCGGGCCGCCGCTGCCGTAAAACGGGCGGGCATGAAAAACCTGATGATGACCACCGCCATCCTGGACGCAAAGGAGAAATACACGGAACAGATACTGGAAACCGCTGCCGGTGAGGGTATCCGCTACTACCGGATGGGCTGGTACGATTACCTGAAAGGCAAACCCCTGCTGGAAAGCCTCCAATACCGCAACCGCCAGCTGAAAGAGATCACGGAACTGAATAAAAAGTACAATATCCAGGCGGCCTACCAGAATCATGCGGGCATCAAGGTCGGGGCATCTGTATGGGACCTGTACGAAATGATCAAAGATGTAGATCCGGCTCTTACCGGCGTACAATACGATATCCGGCATGCCACCGTGGAAGGCGCCAACAGCTGGCCGCTGGGGCTGGAGCTGATCAGCCCCCACATCAATTCACTGGTCATCAAAGACACTAAATGGGTGCAGCGCAATGGCCGCTATGTATTGGAGAATACGCCGCTGGGGGAAGGGATGGTGGATTTCAAAGCGTTCTTCAGAAAGGTAAAGGCCCTCAACATCCATGTGCCGCTAACCCTGCACCTGGAATATGCATTGCTAAGCAAAGCGGAGGAAACGCTGCCGGTAAAGGAGAAACAGCAGATCGTATTGAATAAACTGAAAAAGGACGTGCAGACGTTGAAAGGCTGGCTGAAAGAATAA
- a CDS encoding asparaginase — protein sequence MTKILIIYTGGTVGMIYDEKTAALRPIGFNEIRNNLPELYRMGIDFYVYAFNPPLDSSDMQPEIWSELAGIIEDRYDRYDGFVILHGSDTMAFTASALSYMLENLSKPVILTGSQLPIGKIRTDAKENIITAMEIASTKSNGHCMVPEVCIYFDFMLFRGNRAKKYNAEKFEAFYSMNYPALAEAGIDIKYKNQYVLPAPEKGLVVHKNMDPNIGVLKIFPGITRRAVEAIINTPGMRGLLLETFGSGNATTQSWFTDCLQKAADKGIIMVDITQCDGGSVELGKYETSQQLQKIGVVSGHDMTFEAATTKLMFLLGQNIPADEIKRLIEMPLRGELTLPEQEL from the coding sequence ATGACGAAAATTCTCATCATCTATACCGGGGGTACCGTGGGGATGATCTACGACGAAAAGACGGCGGCTTTACGGCCCATCGGTTTTAATGAAATAAGGAACAACCTGCCTGAGCTGTACCGGATGGGAATTGATTTCTATGTTTATGCCTTCAATCCGCCTTTGGATTCGTCGGACATGCAACCGGAGATATGGTCTGAACTGGCCGGTATTATTGAAGACCGGTACGACCGGTATGATGGTTTTGTGATACTGCACGGTTCCGATACCATGGCTTTCACCGCTTCCGCGCTCAGCTACATGCTGGAAAATCTCTCCAAACCCGTGATCCTTACCGGCAGCCAGCTGCCTATCGGCAAGATCAGAACGGACGCGAAGGAGAACATCATCACCGCCATGGAAATAGCTTCCACAAAGAGCAACGGGCATTGTATGGTGCCGGAAGTCTGCATTTATTTCGATTTTATGCTGTTCCGCGGCAACCGCGCCAAGAAGTATAACGCGGAGAAGTTCGAGGCGTTCTATTCGATGAACTACCCCGCACTGGCGGAGGCCGGCATCGATATAAAATATAAAAACCAGTACGTGCTGCCCGCGCCGGAAAAAGGGCTGGTGGTGCACAAGAATATGGACCCGAACATCGGGGTGCTGAAGATCTTCCCGGGCATTACCCGCCGGGCGGTAGAAGCGATCATCAATACCCCCGGCATGCGCGGCCTGTTGCTGGAGACCTTCGGCAGCGGGAACGCCACCACCCAGTCGTGGTTCACGGACTGCCTGCAAAAAGCGGCGGACAAGGGGATCATTATGGTGGATATTACGCAGTGCGATGGCGGATCAGTGGAGCTGGGCAAGTATGAGACCAGCCAGCAACTGCAGAAAATAGGCGTTGTCAGCGGTCATGATATGACGTTTGAAGCCGCCACTACCAAGCTGATGTTCCTGCTGGGGCAGAACATTCCGGCGGATGAGATCAAACGGCTGATAGAAATGCCCCTGCGCGGGGAGTTGACGCTGCCGGAGCAGGAGTTGTAG
- a CDS encoding TatD family hydrolase, with the protein MNWTDTHTHLYSKEFAGDRAEMVQRALRLGVSPLLMPNIDEGSIEGMLALEAQFPGECLPMMGLHPCYVTENVEAQLAIVRHWLEKRPFHAVGEIGLDFYWDKTYEDQQYTAFRQQITMAIRHQLPISIHSREATRACIDVVKELHDGTLSGVFHCFSGTREEAQEIIDMGFYLGIGGVVTFKKAGLDVLLADIGLEHIVLETDAPYLAPVPYRGKRNESAYIPLIGQKIADVKNLKIEEVAEITTGNARKLFKML; encoded by the coding sequence ATGAACTGGACCGACACCCATACCCATTTGTATTCCAAAGAGTTTGCCGGCGACAGGGCGGAAATGGTGCAACGGGCGCTTCGCCTGGGCGTCAGCCCGCTGCTGATGCCGAATATCGACGAGGGGTCCATTGAGGGGATGCTGGCCCTGGAGGCCCAATTCCCGGGGGAGTGCCTGCCGATGATGGGACTGCATCCCTGTTACGTGACAGAAAACGTTGAAGCGCAGCTGGCTATTGTGCGGCACTGGCTGGAAAAACGCCCTTTTCATGCTGTGGGGGAGATCGGGCTGGACTTTTATTGGGATAAAACGTATGAAGACCAGCAATATACCGCATTCCGTCAGCAGATAACCATGGCCATCCGCCATCAGCTGCCCATTTCGATCCATAGCCGCGAGGCTACGCGGGCCTGCATAGACGTGGTGAAGGAGCTGCATGACGGCACCCTGTCCGGCGTGTTCCATTGTTTCTCGGGTACAAGAGAGGAAGCGCAGGAGATCATCGATATGGGTTTTTACCTCGGCATCGGCGGGGTGGTCACTTTCAAAAAGGCCGGGCTTGATGTTTTGCTGGCCGATATCGGGCTGGAACATATCGTACTGGAAACCGACGCCCCCTACCTCGCACCCGTCCCCTATCGCGGTAAACGCAACGAAAGCGCATACATTCCGTTGATCGGTCAGAAGATCGCAGATGTAAAAAATCTAAAAATTGAAGAAGTAGCTGAGATTACAACAGGTAATGCCCGCAAATTATTTAAAATGCTTTAA
- a CDS encoding polysaccharide deacetylase family protein produces the protein MLYFTKTPALLKSLYKSCIWNFSPAAPVVYLTFDDGPHPKATPFVLEQLKKYDAKATFFCIGKNVVEHPDIYQQILLDGHTTGNHTHNHLNGWKTGTQAYLDNIAEAAKYIRSDLFRPPYGRISPFQIKQLKSSYRIIMWDVLSGDFDTSLTGEACLQNVIFKLQAGSIVVFHDSEKAWDRMSHALPRVLEHCKRQGLRVEAIPPLISAG, from the coding sequence ATGTTATATTTTACGAAAACACCGGCATTACTCAAATCACTGTACAAAAGCTGTATCTGGAATTTCTCTCCCGCTGCACCGGTAGTGTACCTCACTTTTGACGACGGTCCGCATCCCAAAGCCACGCCCTTTGTGCTGGAACAGCTGAAAAAATATGACGCAAAGGCCACTTTTTTCTGCATCGGCAAAAATGTGGTGGAACATCCCGATATCTACCAGCAGATATTGCTGGACGGGCATACCACCGGCAATCATACCCACAATCATCTCAACGGCTGGAAAACCGGTACGCAGGCGTATCTCGACAATATTGCCGAGGCGGCCAAGTACATCCGTTCCGATCTTTTCCGTCCGCCTTACGGCCGTATCTCCCCTTTCCAGATCAAACAGCTGAAAAGCAGTTACCGCATTATCATGTGGGATGTGCTGAGCGGTGATTTCGATACCAGTCTCACCGGCGAAGCCTGTTTGCAGAACGTGATCTTCAAGCTCCAGGCGGGATCGATCGTGGTGTTCCACGATAGTGAAAAAGCCTGGGACCGCATGAGCCATGCGCTGCCGCGGGTGCTGGAGCATTGTAAACGTCAGGGGCTGCGGGTGGAGGCGATTCCTCCGCTTATCTCGGCAGGGTGA
- the gltX gene encoding glutamate--tRNA ligase: MSQKKVRVRFAPSPTGGLHLGGVRTVLFNYLFARHHGGDFVLRIEDTDQTRFVAGAEEYIMECLRWCGLEPDESPLKGGPYGPYRQSERKALYRRYAEQLVEAGHAYYAFDTPEELEAMREVEKAKGNYAPQYNHTVRSVMRNSLSLGEAETKALLEKGAPHVIRIRMPEEEEVKFSDMIRGEVSFQASTVDDKVLLKADGMPTYHLAVVVDDYLMKITHAFRGEEWLPSAPVHILLWKYLGWEADMPQWAHLPLILKPDGNGKLSKRDGDRLGFPVYAMNWTDPKTNELTRGFRENGFLPEAFVNMLAMLGWNDGSGQEIFSMAELIEKFSIERVHKGGAKFDYEKAKWFNHQYIIQTPDDKLAALFQPVLKEKGIAADDAYVARIAGLVKERCHFINEIWDHGFFFFAKPEKYDVDAVKPKWSAEKQAFFEEWTSALEMLSDFTFTPIEESFKQLAAAKGIKPGELQLPFRIMLCGGKFGPPVFAIAETLGKGETIERIQQALAAFAGS, from the coding sequence ATGAGTCAGAAAAAAGTACGGGTGCGCTTTGCGCCAAGTCCCACAGGAGGTCTCCACCTGGGCGGTGTCCGCACCGTGTTGTTCAATTACCTGTTTGCCCGCCACCACGGCGGTGATTTTGTATTGCGAATAGAAGATACCGATCAGACCCGGTTTGTGGCGGGAGCTGAGGAATATATCATGGAATGCCTCCGCTGGTGCGGACTGGAACCGGATGAAAGCCCCCTGAAAGGCGGTCCATACGGCCCTTACCGCCAGAGCGAGCGGAAAGCGTTGTACCGCCGATATGCGGAGCAGCTGGTGGAAGCGGGGCACGCCTACTATGCTTTTGATACACCGGAAGAGCTGGAAGCCATGCGGGAAGTGGAGAAGGCGAAAGGCAACTACGCACCGCAGTACAATCACACCGTACGCAGCGTCATGCGCAACTCCCTGTCGCTCGGCGAAGCGGAAACGAAAGCGCTGCTGGAGAAAGGCGCGCCGCATGTGATCCGCATCCGCATGCCGGAGGAGGAAGAAGTGAAGTTTAGCGATATGATCCGCGGGGAGGTGAGCTTCCAGGCCAGTACGGTGGACGATAAGGTGCTGCTGAAAGCCGATGGCATGCCTACCTATCACCTGGCGGTAGTAGTGGACGATTACCTGATGAAGATCACCCATGCCTTCCGCGGGGAAGAATGGCTGCCCTCCGCACCGGTGCACATCCTGCTGTGGAAATACCTGGGCTGGGAAGCGGATATGCCGCAATGGGCGCATCTGCCGCTGATCCTTAAACCGGACGGTAACGGAAAACTGAGCAAACGGGATGGCGATCGTTTAGGCTTCCCCGTATATGCCATGAACTGGACGGACCCCAAGACCAATGAGCTGACCCGGGGATTCCGGGAAAATGGGTTCCTCCCCGAAGCTTTCGTGAACATGCTGGCCATGCTGGGCTGGAATGACGGTTCCGGGCAGGAAATATTCTCCATGGCGGAACTGATCGAAAAGTTCTCCATCGAACGGGTGCATAAAGGCGGCGCGAAATTCGACTACGAAAAAGCCAAATGGTTCAATCATCAATACATCATCCAAACGCCGGACGACAAGCTGGCCGCATTGTTCCAGCCGGTGCTGAAAGAAAAAGGCATCGCCGCGGATGATGCGTATGTTGCCCGTATTGCCGGCCTGGTGAAGGAACGCTGCCATTTTATCAATGAGATATGGGATCACGGATTCTTCTTCTTCGCAAAACCGGAGAAGTACGATGTGGATGCCGTGAAGCCCAAATGGAGCGCTGAAAAACAGGCTTTCTTCGAAGAATGGACGAGTGCGCTGGAAATGCTGTCGGACTTTACCTTCACACCCATTGAGGAGAGCTTCAAACAGCTGGCTGCCGCTAAGGGCATCAAACCTGGCGAGCTGCAGCTGCCTTTCCGCATCATGCTTTGCGGCGGAAAATTCGGGCCGCCGGTATTTGCTATTGCGGAAACATTGGGGAAAGGCGAAACGATCGAAAGAATACAACAGGCGCTGGCGGCTTTTGCCGGATCATGA
- a CDS encoding glutamine--tRNA ligase/YqeY domain fusion protein, protein MSEERSLNFLEQIVEEDIANGVHGGRVLTRFPPEPNGYLHIGHAKSICLNFGLAKKYNGQTNLRFDDTNPVTEETEYVDSIKADIKWLGFDWAGEFYASDYFEQLYGFAVKLIEKGLAYVDDSTPAEIATMKGTPTEPGKNSPYRDRSVEENLQLFADMKAGKYPDGAKVLRAKVDMASPNMHMRDPLMYRIKHARHHRTGDTWCIYPMYDFAHGQSDSIEQITHSICTLEFVPHRPLYDWFIEKLEIFPSRQYEFARLALNYTVTSKRKLLQLVTEKHVTGWDDPRMPTLSGYRRRGYTPSSIRTFADRVGVQKRDNLIDVGLLEFCIREELNKTANRVMAVLDPVKLVITNYPEGQTEALQAENNPEDASAGSRTVTFSNTLYIEREDFKEEAPNKKFFRLSPGLMVRLKYAYIVKCESFDKDAEGNITTIYCSYLPESHSGSDKSGINVKGTIHWVSAAHAATAEVRLYDRLFRVENPAAEEGDFKSYINPDSLQVIRQAYMEPLLLEAKAGDRFQFLRKGYFVADTDSTPGKPVFNRTVTLKDTWAKESKKG, encoded by the coding sequence ATGAGCGAAGAAAGATCACTGAACTTTTTGGAACAGATCGTTGAAGAAGACATTGCCAACGGTGTACATGGCGGACGGGTGCTGACCCGCTTCCCGCCGGAGCCGAACGGCTATCTCCATATCGGCCATGCCAAAAGCATCTGCCTCAATTTCGGCCTGGCAAAAAAATACAACGGGCAGACCAACCTGCGTTTCGATGACACCAATCCCGTTACGGAGGAAACCGAATATGTGGATTCCATCAAAGCAGATATCAAATGGCTGGGCTTCGACTGGGCCGGAGAGTTCTATGCATCCGACTATTTTGAGCAATTATATGGTTTTGCCGTAAAGCTGATCGAAAAAGGGCTGGCTTATGTAGATGATTCCACGCCCGCCGAGATCGCCACCATGAAAGGCACCCCCACCGAACCGGGAAAGAACAGCCCGTACCGGGACCGCAGTGTGGAAGAGAACCTTCAGCTGTTTGCCGACATGAAGGCCGGCAAGTACCCTGACGGCGCCAAGGTGCTGCGGGCGAAAGTGGACATGGCTTCCCCCAACATGCATATGCGCGATCCGCTGATGTACCGCATCAAACATGCCCGCCATCACCGCACCGGCGATACCTGGTGCATTTACCCGATGTACGACTTCGCGCACGGGCAGAGCGACAGCATCGAGCAGATCACGCATTCCATCTGTACTTTGGAATTTGTGCCGCACCGGCCGTTGTACGACTGGTTCATCGAAAAACTGGAAATTTTCCCGTCCCGCCAATATGAATTCGCCCGTCTTGCCCTGAATTATACGGTAACGAGCAAACGAAAACTGCTGCAGCTGGTGACCGAAAAACATGTGACCGGCTGGGACGATCCGCGGATGCCAACGCTCAGCGGCTATCGCCGCCGGGGTTACACCCCTTCCAGCATCCGCACATTTGCAGACCGTGTGGGCGTACAGAAAAGGGATAACCTGATAGACGTGGGCCTGCTGGAATTCTGTATCCGCGAAGAGCTGAATAAAACGGCCAACCGCGTGATGGCGGTGCTGGATCCGGTGAAACTGGTGATCACCAATTACCCGGAAGGGCAGACCGAAGCACTGCAGGCGGAAAACAACCCTGAAGATGCCAGCGCCGGCAGCCGTACGGTTACTTTCAGCAATACCCTGTACATCGAGCGGGAAGATTTCAAGGAAGAAGCGCCCAATAAAAAATTCTTCCGTCTCAGCCCCGGCCTGATGGTACGGCTGAAATACGCGTATATCGTCAAATGCGAAAGCTTCGACAAGGATGCGGAGGGCAATATCACCACCATTTATTGCAGTTATCTACCCGAAAGCCATAGCGGTTCGGACAAAAGCGGCATCAATGTGAAAGGCACCATACACTGGGTAAGCGCCGCGCATGCCGCTACAGCGGAAGTACGGCTGTACGACCGGCTGTTCCGGGTAGAAAACCCCGCTGCGGAAGAAGGTGATTTTAAATCCTATATCAATCCTGATTCCCTGCAGGTGATCCGGCAGGCATATATGGAGCCATTGTTGCTGGAAGCAAAGGCCGGTGACAGGTTCCAGTTCCTCCGGAAAGGGTATTTTGTGGCGGATACGGATTCAACGCCGGGCAAACCGGTGTTCAACCGTACGGTAACGTTGAAGGATACCTGGGCGAAGGAATCGAAGAAAGGATAG
- a CDS encoding cobalamin B12-binding domain-containing protein, which produces MIQPNQRPIRVLVAKVGLDGHDRGAKVIAAALRDAGMEVIYTGLRQTPEMVVNAALQEDVDAIGISILSGAHMTVFPKIIALMKEKGMNDVLLTGGGIIPDADMRELYALGVGKLFPPGTHTQEIAGYIADWTKEHREF; this is translated from the coding sequence ATGATCCAACCAAATCAACGTCCCATACGTGTGCTGGTGGCCAAGGTAGGGCTCGACGGGCACGATCGCGGCGCCAAGGTGATCGCCGCGGCACTGCGCGATGCCGGTATGGAAGTGATCTACACCGGCCTCCGCCAGACCCCGGAAATGGTCGTGAACGCCGCGCTGCAGGAAGATGTGGACGCCATCGGCATCAGCATCCTTTCCGGCGCCCATATGACCGTATTCCCCAAGATCATTGCGCTGATGAAGGAAAAAGGCATGAACGATGTGCTCCTCACCGGCGGTGGCATCATCCCCGATGCCGATATGCGGGAATTATACGCCCTGGGTGTCGGGAAACTCTTCCCGCCGGGCACCCATACGCAGGAAATTGCGGGCTATATCGCGGACTGGACAAAGGAACACAGGGAATTTTAA
- a CDS encoding outer membrane beta-barrel protein — MKFIRYTLILLSLVATTALHAQEAPETEKKESNKKISYHFHLYSPPKPRHSYITHGGNGPLLSFANVKDNGESIRNIPRFTMFFNVGSNYNYDFSNNVGIFTGLNIKNIGLITKEDSLKLKRRVYTLGVPLGLKFGNIRDGFFFFFGGEYDMAFNYKEKTFIDGDKKSKFNEWFSDRTPTFMPSLFAGFRFQPGFGVKVQYYLNDFFNKDFSQTIDGVKTYPYENMEAKMVFVTLSYNFGGSGIKHHDYHKTKTKYRKGTKVIIEKKTVIDN; from the coding sequence ATGAAATTTATCCGCTACACATTGATCCTCCTGTCCCTCGTTGCCACCACAGCACTTCACGCACAGGAAGCTCCGGAAACGGAGAAAAAAGAAAGCAACAAGAAAATCAGCTATCATTTTCACCTATATTCCCCGCCCAAACCGCGCCACAGCTACATCACACACGGCGGGAACGGTCCGCTGCTGTCATTTGCCAATGTGAAGGATAATGGCGAGTCGATCAGGAATATCCCCAGATTTACCATGTTCTTCAACGTTGGTTCCAACTATAACTACGATTTCTCTAATAACGTAGGCATATTTACAGGGCTGAATATCAAGAATATAGGTCTTATTACCAAAGAGGACTCCCTGAAGCTCAAGCGCCGGGTGTACACGCTGGGCGTGCCGCTGGGCCTCAAATTCGGCAATATCCGCGACGGGTTCTTCTTCTTCTTTGGCGGGGAATACGACATGGCCTTCAATTACAAGGAAAAAACCTTTATCGACGGGGACAAAAAGAGCAAATTCAATGAATGGTTCAGTGACAGAACACCCACCTTCATGCCTTCCCTGTTCGCCGGCTTCCGCTTTCAGCCCGGCTTTGGCGTGAAAGTGCAGTATTATCTGAATGATTTCTTCAACAAAGACTTCTCCCAGACCATCGATGGCGTGAAGACGTATCCCTATGAGAATATGGAGGCCAAAATGGTGTTCGTAACCCTGAGCTACAACTTCGGCGGCTCCGGCATCAAACATCATGATTATCACAAAACGAAGACCAAATACCGCAAAGGGACCAAAGTGATCATCGAAAAGAAAACCGTGATCGATAACTGA
- a CDS encoding enoyl-CoA hydratase-related protein has product MYKTLTTTLNDGILEIAVNRPDKMNALNQDVMKDLGLAVDEIYKRDDVYAAIITGTGPKAFVAGADIAEFLTLSPNQGLELAKRGQVVFRRIEVSPKPIAAAVNGFALGGGCELAMACHIRVASDNAKFGQPEVNLGIIPGYGGTQRLVQLVGKGKALELMMTADMIGAEEARQLGLVNHVTTPAELMDKTRSILQKVHTKAPLAIAKVIRCVNDYFQEDVDGFETEMQEFAKCFSTSDLKEGAAAFIEKRTANFKGE; this is encoded by the coding sequence ATGTATAAGACCTTAACAACCACGCTGAACGACGGTATCCTGGAGATCGCCGTCAACCGCCCGGACAAGATGAATGCGCTGAACCAGGACGTTATGAAGGACCTCGGACTGGCTGTAGACGAGATATATAAACGGGACGATGTGTATGCCGCCATCATCACCGGTACCGGTCCTAAAGCCTTTGTGGCCGGGGCTGACATTGCGGAGTTCCTGACCCTGTCCCCCAACCAGGGACTGGAGCTGGCGAAGCGCGGGCAGGTGGTGTTCCGGCGGATAGAGGTAAGCCCCAAGCCCATTGCGGCCGCGGTGAACGGTTTTGCGCTTGGCGGCGGCTGCGAGCTGGCCATGGCCTGCCATATCCGCGTAGCCAGTGATAATGCGAAATTCGGCCAGCCGGAAGTGAACCTGGGCATTATCCCCGGGTATGGCGGTACGCAGCGGCTGGTGCAGCTTGTAGGGAAAGGGAAAGCGCTGGAACTGATGATGACGGCGGATATGATCGGGGCGGAAGAAGCCCGGCAACTGGGCCTGGTGAACCATGTGACCACACCGGCGGAACTGATGGACAAAACCCGCTCCATCCTGCAGAAGGTCCATACCAAAGCCCCGCTGGCCATCGCCAAGGTGATCAGGTGTGTGAACGATTACTTCCAGGAAGATGTGGACGGCTTCGAAACAGAAATGCAGGAATTCGCCAAATGCTTCTCCACCAGCGATTTGAAGGAAGGTGCCGCCGCTTTCATCGAAAAGAGGACGGCAAATTTCAAAGGGGAATAA